From a region of the Colias croceus chromosome 30, ilColCroc2.1 genome:
- the LOC123704690 gene encoding uncharacterized protein LOC123704690 has translation MAVQNKVLYAFRGWIAFVAFMDLGTAGRSYIEKRSFLSNNPENDHFDGTISRMLGMFSVLKALALIHCTLYIHYRPVVSMGYWSLVLTIILYFSEAFYFHSTTLNFYVVFPCVLNILTLLGLIYLPTKIKLWGTVPGTSGMEREVDDENAQILRQMGNFRRRKAGNTKNKHV, from the exons ATGGCAGttcaaaataaagttttgtatGCGTTCCGCGGATGGATAGCCTTCGTTGCCTTCATGGACTTAGGAACCGCCGGAAGATCGTACATTGAGAAGAGATCTTTCCTTAGCAACAACCCTGAAAATGATCATTTCGACG gtaCAATATCACGGATGCTGGGAATGTTTTCAGTGTTAAAGGCTTTAGCGTTGATACATTGCACACTATACATACATTACAGGCC tgtGGTGTCTATGGGCTACTGGTCGCTAGTGCTCACTATAATACTATATTTCTCAGAGGCGTTCTACTTCCATTCGACTACCCTCAATTTTTACGTCGTATTCCCCTGCGTGTTGAATA TTCTCACCCTTTTGGGCTTAATATATTTACcgactaaaataaaactatgggGCACGGTACCGGGCACTTCGGGCATGGAGAGGGAAGTTGACGATGAAAACGCCCAAATTCTCCGTCAAATGGGCAATTTTAGACGAAGGAAAGCTGGCAACACTAAGAACAAGCACGTTTGA